A single Pyxicephalus adspersus chromosome 8, UCB_Pads_2.0, whole genome shotgun sequence DNA region contains:
- the FAM78B gene encoding protein FAM78B isoform X2 has translation MTPLSPGQKYALLSIVSSWELPDLREGRVKAISDSDGVSYPWYGNTTETVTLIGPTNKISRFSVSMNDNFYPSVTWAVPVSESNVPLLTRIKRDQSFTTWLVAMNMNTKEKIILQTIKWRMRVDIEVDPSQVLGKRARLVGRTQQEQPRILSRMEPIPANALVKPNANDAQVLMWRPKRGQPVIVIPPK, from the coding sequence GTCCAGCTGGGAGCTTCCTGATCTAAGAGAAGGAAGAGTAAAAGCCATCAGTGACTCAGATGGCGTAAGTTATCCTTGGTACGGAAACACCACTGAAACTGTGACCTTGATAGGTCCTACCAACAAGATCTCCAGGTTCTCCGTCAGCATGAATGACAACTTTTACCCTAGCGTGACGTGGGCAGTGCCTGTCAGTGAGAGTAATGTGCCCTTACTCACAAGAATCAAAAGAGACCAAAGTTTTACAACGTGGTTGGTAGCAATGAACATGAACACCAAGGAAAAGATCATATTACAGACAATAAAATGGAGGATGAGGGTAGATATTGAGGTGGATCCTTCTCAGGTGTTAGGTAAACGGGCCAGATTGGTGGGCAGGACTCAGCAAGAGCAGCCAAGAATTTTAAGCCGCATGGAGCCAATCCCAGCCAATGCACTGGTAAAACCTAATGCTAATGATGCACAGGTGCTAATGTGGAGGCCGAAAAGGGGACAGCCTGTAATTGTTATTCCTCCTAAATAG